Part of the Bacillus sp. THAF10 genome is shown below.
GTTGACACCCCTTGTGGCTTTACATACACTTATATAGTAATTATAATATAATGTTTCTTTATGGAGTGAAGTAGAGTGAATCCTCAAATAACACATGATGATGGGACAGGCTTTGTGTCATCAAAAGAGAAGAACTGGAAGGTGTGGTGGAACCTTCTTCGTCCTCATACATTAACGGCGGCTTTTGTACCTGTATTTATCGGTACAGCATTAGCGCTATATGAAACAGCGATTGATTGGCCTTTGTTCTTGGCAATGTTAGTTGCGAGCATATTAATTCAAGCAGCAACCAACATGATAAACGAATACTACGATTTTAAAAAAGGCTTAGATAATGAGAACTCTGTTGGAATTGGAGGAGCAATTGTCCGCCACGGAGTAAGGCCCGAAACCGTCATTCGTTTAGCATTTGCCTTTTTTGGTGTTGCAACCTTGCTTGGCGTGTATATTTGCCTGAATACCAGCTGGTGGCTAGCACTTATTGGAACAGCATGTATGGCTGCAGGGTATTTTTATACTGGAGGCCCTTACCCTATTGCCTATACCCCATTTGGAGAAATTGTAGCAGGTTTTTTTATGGGCTTCGTTATTATTCTCATTGCTTTTTACATCCAAACTGGGACCGTGACAAGTACTAGCATGCTCCTTTCTATTCCTATCTCCATTTTAGTTGGTGCTATTTTACTGGCTAATAATATTCGTGATATCGATGGAGATAGAGAAAACGGACGTAAAACAGTTGCCATTTTAGTCGGTCGTCAACATGCTATTACCTTACTCGCCATCATGTTCCTTGTTTCCTATGCGCTTATTGTGCTCTTTATTGCACTAGGCTACGCATCTTTATGGGCATTATTAGTTTTCTTATCTGTTAGGAAACCATTAGCAGCTGTTAAAGGGTTTAAAGCAAACAAAAGCAATATTGGAATGATGCCAGCCATGGTTGCAACTGCTCAAACTAACACAATCTTTGGGTTTTTGCTTGGTATTGGTTTGATTATTGGTTATTTTATCTAATGAAGGAAGCGTGAGAAAGTCACGTTTCCTTTTTTTGTTGTTCACTAATTCCCAATTATGTTTTTGAAAGTTACGTTCATAATACAAATAGATAGGATTTAGAAAGGAGTCTAATTGAATGATTTCCCCTGATAAAATTTCACAATTACAAGCTCAGCTTGAAAATACAAAAAAAGACCTAGAAGCACATTTACATCAAAATGAGCATTATCAGCTTGAACAAGAGCATCCTTATGAAAATGTAAGTGAGCTTTCTGCATATGATAATCACCCCGGAGACCTAGGAACAGAATTATACGAGCGGGAGAAGGATATCGCCTTAAATGAACATGCGGAAAAGGAGTTAAAAGACATCGAACATGCCCTAAAAGCAATAGCAGATGGATCATATGGAAAGTGCGAGGTTTGTGGGAAAGAAATTTCCGAGGAACGGTTAGATGCTCTTCCCACCACCACATATTGTAAAGAACATAGTCCAGATCAGGTGGTGTCCCACGATCGTCCAGTTGAAGAAAAGGTTATCATGCCTCCGTTTGGGCGATATGAATTCGATGATTCAGAAAGTGTTGTATTTGATGGAGAAGATAGTTGGCAAATTGTACAGAGGTACGGAACTTCAGAATCCCCCTCTGATTTCTCAGACGATATCGAGCATTATGATCGCACGTATGTCGAAAGTGATGAAAACGAAGGATATGTGGAGGACTATGAAAGCTTTGTAGGTACGGATATGT
Proteins encoded:
- a CDS encoding 1,4-dihydroxy-2-naphthoate polyprenyltransferase yields the protein MNPQITHDDGTGFVSSKEKNWKVWWNLLRPHTLTAAFVPVFIGTALALYETAIDWPLFLAMLVASILIQAATNMINEYYDFKKGLDNENSVGIGGAIVRHGVRPETVIRLAFAFFGVATLLGVYICLNTSWWLALIGTACMAAGYFYTGGPYPIAYTPFGEIVAGFFMGFVIILIAFYIQTGTVTSTSMLLSIPISILVGAILLANNIRDIDGDRENGRKTVAILVGRQHAITLLAIMFLVSYALIVLFIALGYASLWALLVFLSVRKPLAAVKGFKANKSNIGMMPAMVATAQTNTIFGFLLGIGLIIGYFI
- a CDS encoding TraR/DksA C4-type zinc finger protein, producing MISPDKISQLQAQLENTKKDLEAHLHQNEHYQLEQEHPYENVSELSAYDNHPGDLGTELYEREKDIALNEHAEKELKDIEHALKAIADGSYGKCEVCGKEISEERLDALPTTTYCKEHSPDQVVSHDRPVEEKVIMPPFGRYEFDDSESVVFDGEDSWQIVQRYGTSESPSDFSDDIEHYDRTYVESDENEGYVEDYESFVGTDMYGQNITVYPSIKHEAYEDALDEEGIMTSFGDLYGYEKEPYTE